The Providencia sp. PROV188 genome includes a region encoding these proteins:
- a CDS encoding ABC transporter permease produces MKTLYLSFGILALLVLAVLSLFIGAGDVSPVSLFTDPEMQDIFFVSRIPRTAALILAGSAMSVAGLIMQLLTQNRFIEPSLAGTTQSASLGLLFVMILYPTASIMTKMVVASGFALLGTALFMLILRRIILKSALIVPLVGIMLGAVISALTIFTAYYFDLLQSLGAWMSGDFSSILQGRYELLWLVGGLTLAACLIADSFTVAGMGREFSVNVGLNYQKVMTIGLSIIALISGVVVVVVGALPFLGLIVPNLISLMMGDNIRKTIPWICLAGGGLVLLCDIIGRLIRYPFEIPASVILGVVGAVIFLYLLLKHQRYGKS; encoded by the coding sequence ATGAAAACGCTTTATCTCTCTTTTGGTATTCTCGCGTTATTGGTATTAGCGGTATTAAGCTTGTTTATTGGAGCGGGTGACGTGTCACCCGTTTCGCTTTTCACCGACCCCGAGATGCAAGATATCTTTTTCGTGAGCCGTATCCCTCGCACCGCCGCCCTGATCCTTGCAGGAAGCGCCATGAGCGTCGCGGGGCTGATTATGCAGCTACTCACCCAAAACCGTTTTATCGAACCTTCCCTTGCGGGTACCACGCAATCTGCCAGCCTTGGCTTACTGTTCGTGATGATCCTGTATCCAACGGCTTCTATCATGACCAAAATGGTGGTGGCGAGCGGATTTGCACTGCTAGGTACAGCGCTATTTATGCTGATTTTACGCCGGATCATTTTGAAGTCCGCTCTGATAGTGCCGTTAGTCGGTATCATGCTAGGGGCCGTAATCAGTGCGCTTACCATTTTTACCGCCTACTATTTCGACCTGCTTCAATCACTCGGTGCTTGGATGAGCGGCGATTTCTCTAGCATTTTACAAGGTCGCTATGAGCTACTTTGGCTGGTGGGCGGCTTAACACTGGCAGCCTGTTTAATTGCTGATAGCTTTACAGTGGCAGGGATGGGGCGTGAGTTTTCTGTTAACGTCGGCTTGAATTACCAGAAAGTGATGACCATAGGGTTATCTATCATCGCCTTAATCAGCGGTGTGGTGGTGGTCGTTGTCGGCGCACTGCCGTTCTTAGGATTGATTGTCCCGAATCTGATTAGCTTGATGATGGGGGACAATATTCGTAAAACTATCCCGTGGATCTGTTTAGCGGGCGGCGGCTTAGTGCTGCTGTGTGACATTATTGGTCGCTTAATTCGTTATCCGTTTGAAATTCCTGCGAGTGTCATTTTAGGTGTCGTAGGCGCGGTTATTTTCCTTTATCTCTTGTTAAAGCATCAGCGTTATGGAAAAAGTTAA
- a CDS encoding siderophore ABC transporter substrate-binding protein: MFAKSLVSGFALLSVVALAGCDDAKQTQTAAPTTEQPATEKADEKQTIVVEHAQGKTEIPSHPQRAFVMNMETLDIIDALGIPVIGVPQTNAHFPQFLEKYSTSEYVNGGSLFEPAYETISSAKPDVILGGSRARDAYDKLSGIAPTISLDIDNKRFIDSLMERTALLGSLFGKEEQANKLVSDFKNKINDIKGKTPDAGKAMVILVSGGKISAYGPGSRFGFIFDVLGFEPAYVFTEDTGRHGNIVNSELLLKLNPDWLFVIDRDGAIGAKDAQPAADVLDNALVRKTSAWEKGQVAYLDSSAVYIAGGIQTYSQLMDDVNKALEKKKTN; encoded by the coding sequence ATGTTCGCAAAATCATTAGTTTCAGGGTTTGCCTTATTATCCGTTGTTGCGTTAGCGGGTTGTGATGACGCTAAGCAAACACAAACAGCAGCGCCAACGACCGAGCAGCCAGCAACAGAAAAAGCAGATGAAAAACAAACGATTGTCGTTGAACATGCTCAAGGCAAAACTGAAATTCCTAGCCATCCACAACGTGCGTTTGTGATGAACATGGAAACCTTAGACATCATCGATGCGCTGGGTATTCCGGTGATTGGTGTTCCACAAACTAACGCCCATTTTCCGCAGTTTTTAGAGAAATATAGCACCTCAGAATATGTTAATGGCGGGAGCTTATTTGAGCCGGCTTATGAAACTATTAGCAGTGCAAAACCGGATGTGATTTTAGGTGGTAGCCGTGCTCGCGATGCTTATGACAAATTAAGCGGTATCGCACCAACGATTTCTCTAGACATTGATAACAAACGTTTCATTGATAGCCTGATGGAGCGTACGGCGCTGTTAGGTTCTTTATTTGGTAAAGAAGAACAAGCGAATAAACTCGTTTCTGACTTCAAAAACAAAATTAATGATATTAAAGGCAAAACCCCTGATGCGGGCAAAGCGATGGTGATCTTAGTGAGCGGCGGTAAAATTTCTGCTTACGGTCCAGGTTCTCGTTTTGGCTTTATCTTCGATGTATTAGGTTTCGAACCTGCTTATGTCTTCACGGAAGATACTGGTCGTCACGGTAATATCGTAAACTCAGAGCTGTTATTAAAACTGAATCCAGACTGGTTATTTGTTATCGACCGTGATGGCGCGATTGGTGCGAAAGATGCACAACCTGCGGCAGACGTGTTAGACAATGCTTTGGTCAGAAAAACCTCTGCATGGGAAAAAGGCCAAGTGGCTTATTTAGATTCTTCAGCGGTTTATATCGCTGGTGGTATCCAAACTTATTCCCAATTAATGGATGATGTAAACAAAGCTTTAGAGAAGAAAAAAACGAATTAA
- a CDS encoding alpha-glucosidase: MAQAWWKSAVVYQIYPKSFYDHNGDGIGDLAGITAKLDYIQSLGVNVIWLCPIFESPMKDNGYDIANYDRVDPVFGSNDDLDILISQASQRGIKILLDLVLNHSSNQHPWFEAALADPNSPYADYYQFIEWDKPTPPNNLRTYFDCPVWTQVPDSTRWYFNSFGPEQPDLNWENPQLRQEIIQMINRWIAKGVAGFRIDAIGNIKKSPEALSPYQFPPDREDGTASLVPWVVNQPGIHEFLKELASQTFHPANSMTVAEIDVPPQDLADYIGEDGTFSMVFDFSIADLDITKQPPFAIDPITGERLKPVFLKSQLTTQQVGWSAPYLENHDQPRSLNKFLPKGAISPVAEKMLAMFLLTQRGTPFIYQGQEIGMTNCPMTLDEHHDLHLFKLYQWGQNHGYSHTTMMNYFTQRSRDNARTPFQWNSQRHGGFTTGTPWLKVNPNYREVNAATQQQQPDSLFAFYQQLITLRRHSPISDILVKGEFSEISAPEPVIAYRRTLGSRAIDIYCNFSDKPQTINQHYRQIHLSNIANTHDDNIHNDKQQIALHPYQSIIFEVEKSE, from the coding sequence ATGGCTCAAGCCTGGTGGAAATCTGCGGTGGTATACCAAATCTACCCCAAAAGCTTCTATGACCATAATGGCGACGGTATTGGCGATCTCGCTGGTATTACCGCCAAGCTAGACTACATTCAATCTTTGGGTGTAAACGTGATTTGGCTATGTCCAATTTTTGAATCGCCGATGAAAGATAATGGCTATGACATCGCCAACTATGACAGGGTCGATCCAGTTTTTGGTAGCAACGACGATCTTGATATATTGATCAGCCAAGCTTCACAGCGTGGTATTAAAATCCTACTGGACTTAGTGCTTAACCACAGCTCAAACCAGCACCCTTGGTTCGAAGCTGCCCTTGCTGATCCCAATAGCCCTTATGCTGACTATTACCAATTTATTGAATGGGATAAACCCACTCCACCGAACAATTTACGTACCTACTTTGATTGCCCGGTGTGGACTCAGGTTCCAGATAGCACTCGCTGGTACTTCAACTCTTTCGGACCCGAGCAACCGGATCTTAATTGGGAAAACCCACAATTACGCCAAGAAATTATCCAAATGATCAATCGTTGGATAGCCAAAGGCGTTGCAGGATTCCGCATTGATGCTATCGGCAATATTAAAAAATCCCCTGAAGCCCTCTCGCCTTACCAATTCCCTCCCGATCGGGAAGATGGCACCGCGTCTTTAGTTCCTTGGGTGGTTAACCAACCAGGCATCCATGAATTTTTAAAAGAGCTCGCCAGCCAAACCTTCCATCCTGCGAACTCAATGACGGTGGCTGAAATCGATGTTCCACCGCAAGATCTTGCTGACTATATCGGGGAAGATGGGACATTTTCCATGGTGTTTGATTTCAGTATTGCGGATCTCGACATTACCAAACAGCCCCCGTTCGCCATTGATCCAATCACAGGCGAACGTTTGAAGCCTGTTTTTCTAAAAAGCCAACTCACGACCCAGCAAGTGGGTTGGAGCGCACCTTATTTAGAAAATCATGACCAACCGCGCTCACTGAACAAATTCTTACCGAAAGGCGCCATCTCCCCTGTCGCCGAAAAAATGTTGGCAATGTTTTTATTGACTCAGCGCGGTACGCCGTTTATTTATCAAGGGCAAGAAATTGGCATGACGAACTGCCCAATGACGCTCGACGAACATCACGATTTGCATCTTTTTAAACTCTACCAATGGGGTCAAAATCACGGGTACTCTCACACCACCATGATGAACTATTTTACCCAGCGTAGCCGCGACAATGCGCGAACGCCATTTCAATGGAATAGCCAACGCCATGGCGGATTTACAACAGGAACGCCATGGTTGAAAGTTAATCCTAACTACCGAGAAGTTAATGCCGCCACCCAACAGCAGCAACCCGATTCACTTTTCGCGTTTTACCAACAATTGATTACCCTGCGCCGCCATTCTCCAATTAGCGATATCTTGGTTAAAGGCGAATTCTCAGAAATTAGCGCCCCTGAACCTGTTATTGCTTATCGGCGAACATTAGGTTCACGCGCCATCGATATTTACTGTAATTTCAGTGATAAACCGCAAACTATTAACCAACATTATCGCCAAATACATTTAAGCAATATCGCAAATACCCATGACGACAATATCCATAACGACAAGCAGCAAATTGCCCTACATCCTTATCAATCAATAATTTTTGAAGTAGAGAAAAGTGAATAA